One window from the genome of Hemiscyllium ocellatum isolate sHemOce1 chromosome 28, sHemOce1.pat.X.cur, whole genome shotgun sequence encodes:
- the mrpl34 gene encoding 39S ribosomal protein L34, mitochondrial: MSFARAVWRGCRWGRVLFLAPVVPSSSSLYKFSSTLLSRPSGLLTLSPSVSQLETGGLSSRLFPWSKGQVRTKKRGTEYQPKVIKRIRTHGWKKRISTRGGIEVILRRMLKGRKSLTY; encoded by the coding sequence GTGGGGGCGAGTGCTGTTCTTGGCCCCTGTTGTACCATCGAGCTCCAGTCTGTACAAGTTCAGCAGCACCCTCCTGTCACGGCCCAGTGGCCTCTTGACCCTGAGTCCATCGGTGAGCCAGCTAGAGACTGGTGGCTTGAGCTCCCGGCTTTTCCCTTGGAGCAAGGGGCAGGTCCGGACGAAGAAACGTGGCACTGAGTACCAACCAAAGGTCATCAAGAGGATACGGACTCATGGCTGGAAGAAGCGTATCAGTACCCGGGGTGGCATCGAGGTGATACTGCGCAGGATGCTCAAGGGACGGAAATCATTGACCTACTGA